The Carassius gibelio isolate Cgi1373 ecotype wild population from Czech Republic chromosome B18, carGib1.2-hapl.c, whole genome shotgun sequence sequence GTAAAATGATACAATATATGAAAAAATTTTAAGTTTGAAAATAATTTCATTCTGCCATATGGCCCATCTTATCTGCTTTTACTAATTTGGCATTATGCATGCTgctttttaactttaataataattaatacaatactttttgtatgtttGACTTTTAGCTCATTTGAGATTACTTGATTATTTTATATCCGTTTATGTGCAAATGTGTGATTTACATTTAGGGAACAACTGGTGGCCAGTTGAAGTCATTTCGTTTTTGTGGATATGGTGGAGGTTTTCTGAATATTTAGTGTGCTGTCAGTTTGTTTAATTGCGTGTTTAAAACTATATGCACTAACtttttaagtaactttttttttttttttttttttttttttttttttttgcttcttccAAGGAGTAAATGTTAATCAAGTTGAAACTGAAGTAATTATTTGTATAACACtggtctgttttttttaatcatagacCCTCTCACTCCAGAGGCAGATGATGGAGAATCTAAAAATAGCTAAAGCCAGACAAGATGCAGTATCCTTAAGAATTTCTGTAGGTGTGGCTTTGCATTAAGGTTCTGTTGTTAAATCAGCCTGGAATTAGGCAGGTGTTAAAATGTAGTCGTTTGTGAATCTGGTGGCCGTACTTGGATTGTTTTTCCAATCGTATctgtttaattattttctttccaTCAGTAATTTCTGCCAATTAAATACACTGTTGTTGAGGTTATTACATAAGATTACCAATGGGTTTTGGATGTATATTTTAAGTTCATCAATGTTTGAACTTTGAGATGCTTTTGATGAATGAGTGACGAGTCAACACCTCTGTGACCTCCTGAAGAATTTAATGTAGCTTAAGTGAAATCGGATTCAttcttaattcattcattcattcttaaaCATACATCCAACACACTTAAAGTTTAGTTTTTGGTTTTTCACATGTCTGCATGTGAAAAACCAAATGTTAAGTGTGTTGGTTGAATGTTTAATCAATGTGCTGTGAGCAAGGTTTGCCTTCTGCTGATAGCTTCTTCTGAGTGTGGtaattgttcaaatgtttggagatTTTCCTGAGTTCATGCAGCTTCAAAGAAAAATGGAGGAAAGGAGACTCAGGTTGCAGGAAGAAGCCAACAGGTGAGCCTTTCTGGTCCATAGGGCATATGAAGATATTTAGCTGGCTATTTATTTACAAATCTTGTATGAGTTTTGCCTGTTTCAAATTTGTTGTGTGTTGTGCATGACATAATACCTTGTAATAGCAAAGGCATTATGTAAACACATTTAAGCTGCCTGTGTAATGCATAAATGAATACTATGTGTTAATTTGGGCTCATGcaattgtgtgtttttgcaggAGGTTTGCAAACTGTGGGACCATGACACCTGAGGAACAAGAGCAGCGGGTTCTGTATGCAAGTGTACTTGAATATGAGCAAGATCatgtaagtttatttatattgtagCTTTTTAAATGATAtcttttgtgtatttttgcaactgcatatttaactttatttttttctgtaatggcaaagctgaattttcttcagtttcacataatcattcagaaatcattctaacatgcagatttggtgcttaagaaacaatttttattatcacagttgtgatgcttttttctccaagattctttgatgaatagaacagcatttatttaaaatggaaatcatttgtatcacaataaatgtctttacttttgatcagtgtaatgcatccttgctgaattagtgtttatttcttttgctttttttaaatcatgctgactgtgaacattagtgtatgtacacatgtataaataaagattttattggTTTAATCATAGGaatggccaaaagtttggaaagcTAATCTGAAAAAGAATCCGAATGATCCAGTGCTGGTTTCAGGTCTCATCTCGTGTCTTCTCAGGTAGGTTCATGCTGTCAGATCATCAGTAAGCATAAAAGGGTTTCTTCCATATCTTGTGTCATCTGGTTCTTTTCTTTTCCAATCTCAGCTACCCAGACCATCCAGTCATGAAGTTGCTGAAGAAGCTTCAGTATCGGGTGTATAACAGACTGTATCCTATAGTGAGCCAGGGTGTTCCTCCGAACACAGCACCTGGTCGCTCACTGGCCTTAAAGCCCTCGCACAGCGCCCAAAGCCTGCTCCTGTCTGACAGTTTTATCTCTCCGCAGCAGAGCCCGCTCAAATCTGCTATGACACACAGCTTATCTGATGCCTCCATCTCCCTTTCCCCATCCCACGACCTCAACGCCAACGACACACAGTCCGAGACCGACCCAGACGAGTCCTCAACTCTGGTCTCCACAGATAGGGAGAACTCTTTTGAGGATCTAGAGAAGTTTCTTACTCAGCTGGACTGGGTTTCTTCTCACAGTGGTGATGATATGGACTCTGATGTGACCTTTGACACAACACGCGTAGACCTCAAATATCATATTAATCATCTTGAGGAGCGGGCTTTGAAGGAACATTTGAAGGCCATCGTCAAAGACATCCACAATGCTATCGGTAAGTATGTGTTTGTTCTTGTGTGATTGAGTGCAGCGTGAGTTCAGCATTTTTAGAAATCCCCTGTTATAGCCAGTGGGATCTGTATGGATGTATCATGTGTTTATACTGCGTCAGGGTGTAACCAATGCCTGAGCATCATAATCCACCATAAATGTGTTTGTAAAAAGTCCTTTTATGAGTCTGACCAGTTGCCTGATTGTCTATGGTAAATGGATTTATCTTTGTGTGAAACAGATCGCCTGCTGTCTCTGTGTCTTCTCTCTTTTGAATGTCTCAACACTGCAAATTCTAAGGACCAATGTGTGGCGAGTATAGAGGAAGTCTTCTTCACGCCTATTTGGTGCCCTCTTTTGGCACTTTTTAGGTAAGTCAAAAAGTAATAGTTGGAGATTTgagttttttttgtctttaggttaatgtgtgtgtatttatttttgaaaagtcTCACGAAATCTGATGTAAttgattaaatacaaatacataattaataaaaataaaaaaatattaatttttaacttCATGACTAGTGTACAAAAAGAATTAGGTACTTAATCCCCTGTTGCACAGAtctcaatttaaaatattttttcttatgtgaagtaaatacaatattttaaatttattaatatttaattatttattaatattaaataatacaaatatatgtaaTTTGTTTTTCCTTATTCAAAAATAGAATATTCAAATAACTTGCTTTTCATGGCAGAGTTAGCCCAGTCATGTTGAATCATTATTTGAATTATCAAGACTGAGCAGTAGATGGCACTGTTAATCTAAAATTCAGTAGTCCCATTTTAATTTGTCAATTTGTATCATAGGGATTATTCTTTGGTTAGAGCATGGCTGAAAATAACCATAGTTCCTTACAACTGCTCACAAAGTCATGAGAGCACTTTCTTAGATGCTGTATGTTTTAGCAAATTGCATATAAATGACTTGGGTTTTTTTTGTGATGCTTTAGGAAGGTGCATCGAGAACGGGAGCTGGCTGTTGAGAGCAGCATGCGTCTTCATCGTAATGTTTCACCTGGTGATGTTGGTGTTCCATCTAAATTGTTCCCAAGAGACCCAGCTGTGCTGCATGGTTCCTATCCATACGAGTCAGCAGTGCAGGAGCTGAAGCTTCTGTGTAGAGACTATTGTCCTCAGAAGAAACTGGAGTGTATTGGTAAGAGCATAAATTTAAACCACAAACCCTTTGTGTCTGTCACTTTAGGGCATGTTTATACCTGGTCACTTCAAGCATTTTCTATTTCTGGATAACATTGCCCTACAAAACGCTTTCGAGAGATTCAGATTGAAATCTGATCATTCAAAACACTTCAGGAGGTGGTTTGGGATGCATTCCAGACGAACCTGGACAAGTGTAAATGCATCTGGTTGTTGAAATCCTGTGTAAATGTTACTCCTCtcccaaatatataaaaaaaaaaaaaaaaacgtgtgtaAGCGTGTAATAGGCTATATGACGTTATATCAAGATATAACAGTGCTAATGCAACCTGTATTGCCACAGATGAGTAGCTGAATATTTCTTCAAGTCGGCTTGCAAAGCTACAAATTAAGCTGAAAGTACATTGCAGAAGctcaacacaaaataaaatttgaGATTAAATTGTTATGATTGCTGATGCCGTGCTCTCCCCTTTTGTAGTCTTTGATCTTGAAATTATCTGATGATGAATACAGTGCAAGCACATGTTTTCGTTGACGTGAACCGTTAAtatagcaggttttttttttttttgcatatcttTTAAATTAAAGATTTATATTCTTTTTGCAGAGACACATTTGTGGCCAAGTTTAAATGGAACTGTTTGAATAAATCGGATAGATATTCAATCACTAAAACACATTAAGGTTTAAACGGGACCTCTGTGTCCAAATGGAATTGTAAAAATAAGATGTTTTCAAGCAGGTTTACCAAacgctcattaaaaaaaaaagaatccgcTTACAAATGGCTCGCTTCTTGCTATCTCTGTATTAAACTGGGATAGTAGAAAGTATTGTAACATTTTAGAAAACTATTCCTGCCCCCTAAAAATCATgctttaataatgataattatgaaTTAAGAAGCCGTAATTGTGactagtatgtttttttttttttttttttttaacacagaacAAAAGTCTGATAGTAAAAAATAGACATACTAAATCATATTGATTAGCTGCATAGCTTAAAGAGAGTAATAATTgctcagaaaaaaagtaaaaattctgACATTGCATTTATCAATTATTACAAATCTCAAATGTTTAAAGTTGATGAAgaaaaatcatggttttgacagTTGAAATTAAGATGACTTGATATTATAATTTTGACACGTCATGATTATTCCTTCACAAAATAATGCTCTGGtaaatcttttttgtttgtgAAAGAAATTTGGTTCcatatttttgccttttttaagCAAGGTTTTCATAAATGTAATCTTTTGGACATTGTTTGAAAACATATTAACccctaaagggtgcatattaattttaaatggacAGTTCACTCAATGACAATTCTTTCAtcaattactcgccctcatgtcccTTCAAATCCATAAggccttcattcatctttggaacacaaattaaggtatttttgattaaatccgagagctttcatATCCTCCCTAGACAATGagtaagtaatgacagaattgtaaaatTTTGCGTGAACTATCGCTTTGAAAGTGCTTATCAATGCTTATATGTACCCTTATAGTTTAAATGTGCACACTTGTGCAATGTTTCCTGTCAccctttttaattgttttttgatTTCAGTTGTTTTTCGTTGCAGTGAGAACTCTACGAATCATCTGTGGCTGTGCTGAAGAGTACTGCCTCCTGCAAGAAAATGATCCTCAGACCAAATCAGCAGCAATGTGAGTATGCACAAGTCTAAACATAACAACTATTATGTTCCTGTGAAGCTCCATCCTTTCAGAAAAGTACAACGAGTCACGAAGGAACTTTGTCAGAGTTCAGAGTCCTGAGAGCAATCTCCTGCTTGTCCGCTGGCCTTGTGTCAGACTTCATCAGACCTCACGGAGGCCAAAGCTCAGCAGGGGTTCTGTCTTGACCCTCTGGCCCCCGCGGGGCGCTCGGAGCTGACTTCCTCTCTAAGTGGGTCACCCTGTCTGGAGCAGACTTTGGCCTTGATGCACTTTGAGAGAGGGTCTGAGTGTCAAATTGATCCAGTAATGCAAACCAAAAGTGAGCCTTATCTATTGCAGATAGAGACTTGCGGCTCTGCTTATGTTCTAGTTGAAGCTCATCTAATTTCCAAAAACTTTGAATTCCGGATTTACAGCATGAACGGGTGTGTTCCACCAGAGTAAAATCCAGAGACCGTGTGGGTTTGTTCAGGTTTATCAGAGTGAATGCACTTGGCTCAGATTCCCGTGTGGTAATTCTCCCACAGACCTCAGCATCTGCTCCACTCTTTTGGAAAACATCTTAAATTTCCTCCCATCTCCGCTGCGATCTTGATGGTTAAAGTGCGAGCTCACGCTAGCGTTCTGCGCTGGGAGATTATGTGGGCTGTTCTGATGTCTGAAACCTTTTGGCCCTGCTACACCCATCAACACAAGCTGCCTGTTCATCTTTCTCTCTTGATTTTGTGCTTCATTCTAGGAGGCAAGGGTAGAATGAACACTTCAGTGTCATATCTACATGTCTCTTTGCATCACAGTTTGCGGAGCGTTGGCTCGCTGGTGACGCACACGCTCAGCGTTTTGGTGCCCCATGTCTGATGTAGATGCTTGTTGTTGTTTAAGCACTTGTACAATGACTcacatttgtgttttttcccTTAAGAAAGAACATTTAGCCGATGTGAAATGTGTAGAAATGTATCAACTGGTCCAGACAGTTATACATACCGTACTATTCATATTATTCAGTATGTCTGTGGTGATGTAATTTAAAAACCAGGGGCAAAGCAGTCTATGTTGCAGGCAGAAGTGTAGAGTGCAGACCGTCTTGTCACATCTCATTTGCATTAATCATATTTGTATATAGGACTGATCAACTATggcaaaaatcacatttacattaaatcatttaacagactcttttatccaaatgaGGACAAAAGCAGTCAAAACAGAGCaacaaaatgtaaatgtgcaGTTTGGCTATCTAATTACAAATAAGATGGGTTTTTAGTTTGTCcgtttattttttcataataaataggACAACAAAAAGATAGAATAGAGAATGCAATTGTTAGagggtaatttttatttttattatttaacactattttgatattaagtttgggcttttaaagaggaaaaaaaaattgcatcgcTGTGAAGAAAGGTAAGCATGAATGTGGCACAATTGTTTACctcaattattgtttttattattgaaatccaaaattgaaaaaaaaaatccattaattgCAAATCCctaaatttgtttaaaaactaattttaatatttgttgttgttaaatatttatgtagttaaattttatatattttgtattaattgagtttaatttattaataattaaatgatagTTATTTAATTATCAATAAACTTTAAagcttcctttttattttttggaaagccGTATTGTTATACTATTTATGATTTTGCTATTAGATGGTTTGGTTATACTGCCCATCCCTAATTTTCATATGTTTGTTTATTCTTACCAGAACAATGTACCGTTGCTTTCCAACGGTTTTGGTTCGTTAGCATTATTTGGGTGTTTTCAGTCCCGTGCTTGAACTTTGGTTTAAAAATGATTATGCTATAAAGGCATCAGCGATCCGAAAGGAAATGTGTCATTGTGAGACTTGTCCTGATTTTGCCCTGGTAGCACAGCCAAGGCGCATTCgggctttgttttgcttttaagtttgtgtttggttgtgaGGGAGAATGAATGTCCTCATGCATGCATGAACATGAACAATTTAGCCATTCTCACCCTTTTTTTCGGTTGTTCTGTTCCATTGTCTCTCCTCTTTCTCGCTCGCACACTTTCTTCTCCTCCTTTCTGGATTACATTCAGTCGCACTTAAATTTATATTGATGTTTCCTTCTGCACAGCAGTcatttcctctgtctgtccatcttTGTATTAATCTTTTGTCTTTTCTCTAGAGGGGGTGTATTGGTCTATAATACATCTTTGTTTTTTCGTTTCTTACAAAGCTCATGCatttgctctttttgttttttgcaacaaATTTCATTACCATCATCACCCttcaagttcacattgttaaattcAGTCCAATTTTGCCCTCGCTGAAAAAGCTTTTCAACATATGCTCAGATTTTGCCATCATTTGACATACTGTACAGGCTTGAACAAGCTAACTGCCACGTCATGCCAGCACGCCTTGAATGAGCGTTATTTTGATCGCAGCAGAAACTGTGTTGGAACAGAGATGATGATGGTATTCAGAGCTATTCTCACCTGTATGAAACATATCAGGTGTCCTGCAGTCCGGCAGGAAAGGGGACACCCAGCTATTTTCTCACGCAAACGTCCCTCCGATGCACGAATCATGGGGTTTATCTGTTCTTCCTGAGAACAGCTTATTCTGCCAATAAATTTAAttggatttgtttgtttacttcatctaatcaaatttttttgtgtgtttttcccatTTTGTCTTTCTCAGCGGTGCCGATGACCTGTTGCCCATTCTGGCATTCGTGGCTTTACGCAGTGAAACGCCTCAGCTGGTGTCTGAATGTGCTGCATTGGAAGAGTTCATTCACGAGGGGTGCGTCTTCAATATAATGTGctgttgaactttctattctcTGCAGTTATGAACTGAAAATGAGCCGTGGAAAGTTGTGTAGAATAGTGAGAGAAGGCCCAAACTCTGTACTCAACTGTGCATGTGCCTCCCATCAGGCCATGTCTCGTAACGTTCTTTTGTAAAGTCAATccctttttacattttagatgttATAAAGAATGACGTGACCATTAGGATGTGATATCAGTTGCAAGTAACCACAGAAGGGTCAATgagaaattttttttgtaatgcttttaaagaagtctcttgtgaaatattggaatttaaaattaactttattttactatGTACCAAAAGGTCATTTAGTctaaatcagtggttcccaacctttttcaactcgcggcccacacaaccaaacacatatatttgcgcggcccacttcaaaaaaattaactgaccccgctattgttgggttaataacttagtactccggagctagattttaaactgtatttattgaataaactagggctgtgcgatatggacaaacaaaaaactatcgcgatttttttttttttttatcaattttgcaattgtgacacacatcgatatgcttttacagtcataaatgcattcaggattaatttgaaacatatttccaaaagaaaaccaatcagagctttatcaaaaagtcatctctagaacagacataagtcaaaattatcactatagtgaagatgtaaaaaaatgtatagacttgtggcaaaaaaaaaaaaaaaaaaaaatcctgtatacagggactttttttttcttttttgccatgcattgttcatagagctcattaattgtagcggtgcctcaggtgtttgcagtgtatgcggtcagcagtgagagcgcataaatataacgcgaaagcacattaaaataatgcacgagtgcgaatctatctgttcgcagcagatttcctttgctctgttacaaaaccagtcatgcttgctcagatacacactgctttgcgaggagagagtgtgcacacttaaaacatgtctcctctcacttaaactgcatcctgttcactaacaaattcactctatgctcatgtgttagacatgaattatcgcacatttttatttctagacttttaccgcagtgagaacgctctgatccgtcaacattggctcagaaaaaaggcgcatcacagacagtgtgtgaacctggagttaggcatatgcccagtctctgttctcgcgctaggcgcaatgcattTTGATGGGATCGgatacgggaggtcagggccgcggaaaattgtggtataaagcgatttagaaatcgcgcacgctcaaatcgtgattttaggacgttttcttttaatcgcacagccctagaatggactggaaatgaacagaaaataattggcggcccacctgcaataccacggaccacaggttgaaaaccactagTCTAAATGTTCATCAGCCAATACTCTAGtctctaataagctgatttggatttaaaaaaatattgcttcTCAATGCTGTGCTGTTTAtgatacttttgaatggtatccAGTTCTTCGTTTTAGACTTGGCATGAAACTATCAGatcaaaaagcaaacacaaaatttGTAAAAGATTGTCCAGTTGATACATATATGGCTAAAtgatatataccgtatttttcggactataagtcgcactggactatgtcgcatttatttagaaccaagagaaaacattatcatctacagccgccagagccctctcgcagctgtagacggtagtGTTTTAACTTgattaatttctctcggttcatgtcaaattaattttgataagtcgcacctgactataagtcgcaggatcagcttaactatgaaaaaagtgtgacttatagtccggaaaatacgatatgtatatgtatgtcgTTTATGAgttaaattatattgttataatgGGTTAAAGATCTGCAATTCCAGCCTGACTAAATATTATGCAATAGAAAATGGCAAATCTCAGACGGCCTATAAAACCCATCGACAGTCTGTCAAATCTTTGGCATTAGTTGTTGAAAATGTTGGGGTAGGTGATGCTGTTTGGAAATTTGGCTCGTCATATCCTTTTAAGTGCCAGTCTCGCTGTCATTTGGGCACGTATCAAGTATCGACAGAACACGAGCTCACTTGTTTCCAATAATCGAAATGTCTCAGATTTTGTGCATAAATATGTCAGCTAGAAAAATACCCTCCAGTCTAAATATGTTGGAATAAACCCATAAGCAAATATTACAGTTCTTGGTGATATGAGTTCAACCTTGATGTCatcttttatgtttgttttttttttttagcagaggaTATCACAACAGTGAGATCTCAGTGCGTTTAGGTGACTGTTTGACCTGTTTCCTGAGCAGTGTTATGGGTATTCATGTCACCCCTCCTGCACTGTACTCTTGCGTGTCTACTCAGACCACAGCCCTGAGCTCTGTTTATCAGTATAAAACTGGACATTTTTACAGGCTGGTTAGATTGGTACTTAACAAGGAATTGTGGGTATATTCTGGTTTGGGTTTTTCTCTCCctatgaaaatacaaataaaacctcTTTAGATGTTTGTGCTGCTCGGTGGTTTGGATCTGAGGGTGGAAGCCTTTGCAGCGTGTGAAGAAAGCTCTGATAGGAAGTGTACTCTTTCT is a genomic window containing:
- the vps9d1 gene encoding VPS9 domain-containing protein 1 isoform X1, whose translation is MAAPVSDSSQRPLQNAMRLVKVAIQLDTGNRHKEAYCEYLRSINYISHALLEDATSKQEGEMESVELEKMVKLVEQCLERVKSCIMRKHESPTAVISSTSLSSPQQTAFPAITAANNSKPTDTPNASSLVSETKSKEQPTRHRRVLSEGGETDSPFLPPEVFQKLQTMDLQDNRKELTPIEEASRLNQKLKANYEARLARLTPGQATQKTSLTLSLQRQMMENLKIAKARQDALQRKMEERRLRLQEEANRRFANCGTMTPEEQEQRVLYASVLEYEQDHEWPKVWKANLKKNPNDPVLVSGLISCLLSYPDHPVMKLLKKLQYRVYNRLYPIVSQGVPPNTAPGRSLALKPSHSAQSLLLSDSFISPQQSPLKSAMTHSLSDASISLSPSHDLNANDTQSETDPDESSTLVSTDRENSFEDLEKFLTQLDWVSSHSGDDMDSDVTFDTTRVDLKYHINHLEERALKEHLKAIVKDIHNAIDRLLSLCLLSFECLNTANSKDQCVASIEEVFFTPIWCPLLALFRKVHRERELAVESSMRLHRNVSPGDVGVPSKLFPRDPAVLHGSYPYESAVQELKLLCRDYCPQKKLECIVRTLRIICGCAEEYCLLQENDPQTKSAAIGADDLLPILAFVALRSETPQLVSECAALEEFIHEGYLIGEEGYCLTSMQSALTYVESLLSGGAPPPGCQSHLACLS
- the vps9d1 gene encoding VPS9 domain-containing protein 1 isoform X2, yielding MAAPVSDSSQRPLQNAMRLVKVAIQLDTGNRHKEAYCEYLRSINYISHALLEDATSKQEGEMESVELEKMVKLVEQCLERVKSCIMRKHESPTAVISSTSLSSPQQTAFPAITAANNSKPTDTPNASSLVSETKSKEQPTRHRRVLSEGGETDSPFLPPEVFQKLQTMDLQDNRKELTPIEEASRLNQKLKANYEARLARLTPGQATQKTSLTLSLQRQMMENLKIAKARQDALQRKMEERRLRLQEEANRRFANCGTMTPEEQEQRVLYASVLEYEQDHEWPKVWKANLKKNPNDPVLVSGLISCLLSYPDHPVMKLLKKLQYRVYNRLYPIVSQGVPPNTAPGRSLALKPSHSAQSLLLSDSFISPQQSPLKSAMTHSLSDASISLSPSHDLNANDTQSETDPDESSTLVSTDRENSFEDLEKFLTQLDWVSSHSGDDMDSDVTFDTTRVDLKYHINHLEERALKEHLKAIVKDIHNAIDRLLSLCLLSFECLNTANSKDQCVASIEEVFFTPIWCPLLALFRKVHRERELAVESSMRLHRNVSPGDVGVPSKLFPRDPAVLHGSYPYESAVQELKLLCRDYCPQKKLECIVRTLRIICGCAEEYCLLQENDPQTKSAAIGADDLLPILAFVALRSETPQLVSECAALEEFIHEGYLIGEEGYCLTSMQSALTYVESLLSGGAPPPGCQSHLA
- the vps9d1 gene encoding VPS9 domain-containing protein 1 isoform X3, with product MESVELEKMVKLVEQCLERVKSCIMRKHESPTAVISSTSLSSPQQTAFPAITAANNSKPTDTPNASSLVSETKSKEQPTRHRRVLSEGGETDSPFLPPEVFQKLQTMDLQDNRKELTPIEEASRLNQKLKANYEARLARLTPGQATQKTSLTLSLQRQMMENLKIAKARQDALQRKMEERRLRLQEEANRRFANCGTMTPEEQEQRVLYASVLEYEQDHEWPKVWKANLKKNPNDPVLVSGLISCLLSYPDHPVMKLLKKLQYRVYNRLYPIVSQGVPPNTAPGRSLALKPSHSAQSLLLSDSFISPQQSPLKSAMTHSLSDASISLSPSHDLNANDTQSETDPDESSTLVSTDRENSFEDLEKFLTQLDWVSSHSGDDMDSDVTFDTTRVDLKYHINHLEERALKEHLKAIVKDIHNAIDRLLSLCLLSFECLNTANSKDQCVASIEEVFFTPIWCPLLALFRKVHRERELAVESSMRLHRNVSPGDVGVPSKLFPRDPAVLHGSYPYESAVQELKLLCRDYCPQKKLECIVRTLRIICGCAEEYCLLQENDPQTKSAAIGADDLLPILAFVALRSETPQLVSECAALEEFIHEGYLIGEEGYCLTSMQSALTYVESLLSGGAPPPGCQSHLACLS